From the Dunckerocampus dactyliophorus isolate RoL2022-P2 chromosome 12, RoL_Ddac_1.1, whole genome shotgun sequence genome, one window contains:
- the LOC129191010 gene encoding probable G-protein coupled receptor 149, with translation MSTTHPNHSHLSADTISQADPSEVEGRIRMLLFALCVTIAAATFIGGVYSLLSLLQMRRKTSLSLIVASMSVDDLLSVVPLSLFILLQWERDGGSASLCTLAGLLYVFQGVSSNMKACLIAGYTFYVTKRFGVLRSVRRPLGVMWAIAGVWAVSLAVSVLPLCGWGSFAQAPLGCFPESDSFYILLLFLLYSLCFCGLLFFFLSLTYELLCSREPQRSVQCAGYLGDIRSLSRDSLEKSFGAYNELSPSSCGTICELREGKEGVARCPGSVCGQMSAAVGDTPVVFAQKRFSMILAVVRVTLWMPMMTLVLVRHTANTRSSSLETLSFFLTLLAPAVTPLFALSKRWIHMPCGCFINCNRDPTQDPSGLKRRFEFNLSLHKGCRVFKLSHVPVSPNTTLAEKPSYHSLFNNDFPNARLDALESGGLCSLGPNLSFSTTLPVDSSSHADLLLEAVAGGGETLADCPPLPRDHHGGVESFHDLPSSPLNHREQDHHLTDTSSVFEASERRLSHEECRKIELTDWEWCRSKSERTPRQRSSAGLSIPLCAFQGTVSLQAPTGKTLSLSTYEVSSDGLKISPNNAKKVEVYRSKSVGHEPSADDKAPECQAGDVNISGISMGLDMGMGIGAGVGDTNVKIHLEVLEICDNEEAMDSVSIISNISQSSTHARSPSLRYSRRENRFVSCDLGETASYSLLIPTTGNPEVEAINITIPDTVEAHRQNSRRQTQGSSGYREEIQLLNEAYRKQAGNTE, from the exons ATGTCAACGACGCACCCCAACCACAGCCACCTCTCGGCGGACACTATCAGCCAAGCGGACCCATCGGAGGTGGAGGGGCGCATCCGCATGCTGCTCTTCGCTCTGTGCGTAACCATCGCCGCTGCCACCTTCATCGGCGGCGTTTACTCGCTCCTCTCCCTCCTGCAGATGAGAAGGAAGACGTCCCTGAGTCTCATCGTGGCGTCCATGTCCGTGGACGACCTGCTCAGCGTGGTGCCGCTCTCCCTCTTCATCCTCCTGCAGTGGGAGCGGGACGGTGGCTCAGCCAGCCTCTGCACCCTAGCCGGGCTCCTTTACGTCTTCCAAGGGGTTTCGAGCAACATGAAGGCCTGCCTGATTGCTGGCTATACTTTTTACGTGACCAAGAGGTTCGGGGTGCTGCGCTCGGTCCGCCGCCCGCTCGGGGTGATGTGGGCCATCGCCGGCGTGTGGGCGGTCAGCCTGGCCGTCAGCGTGTTGCCTCTGTGCGGTTGGGGCAGCTTCGCGCAGGCTCCTTTGGGCTGCTTTCCGGAGAGTGATAGCTTTTACATCCTGCTGCTCTTCCTCTTGTATTCGCTGTGCTTTTGCGGCTTGCTGTTCTTCTTCCTGTCCCTCACCTACGAGCTCCTGTGCTCCAGAGAGCCCCAGAGGAGCGTGCAGTGTGCTGGCTACCTGGGGGACATCCGCTCGCTCTCCCGGGACAGCCTGGAAAAAAGTTTTGGTGCCTACAACGAGCTGAGCCCGAGTTCGTGCGGGACGATCTGCGAGCTCAGGGAAGGGAAGGAAGGAGTTGCCAGGTGCCCAGGGTCCGTCTGTGGTCAGATGTCAGCAGCTGTGGGGGACACCCCTGTGGTGTTTGCCCAAAAACGCTTCTCCATGATTCTGGCGgttgtcagggttactttgtGGATGCCAATGATG ACTTTGGTGCTGGTGCGCCACACAGCCAACACGCGCAGCTCCTCCTTGGAGACTCTCAGCTTCTTCCTCACGTTGCTGGCCCCTGCGGTGACGCCGCTCTTTGCGCTGTCTAAGCGCTGGATCCACATGCCGTGTGGCTGCTTCATTAACTGCAACCGTGACCCAACGCAAGACCCCTCAG GCTTGAAAAGAAGATTTGAGTTCAACCTTTCCCTCCACAAAGGTTGCAGAGTGTTCAAGCTATCCCATGTCCCCGTCTCTCCCAACACCACACTGGCCGAGAAGCCGTCTTATCACAGCCTCTTCAACAACGACTTTCCCAACGCCCGTCTGGATGCACTCGAGAGCGGTGGGCTCTGCAGCTTGGGGCCTAATTTGAGTTTCAGCACCACACTCCCTGTGGACAGCTCCTCCCATGCAGACCTTTTGCTGGAGGCTGTTGCTGGTGGGGGAGAGACGCTGGCCGATTGTCCTCCACTGCCCCGTGATCACCACGGAGGTGTAGAAAGTTTCCACGACCTCCCCTCCTCGCCACTTAATCACCGGGAACAAGACCACCATCTTACAGACACCTCGTCGGTGTTCGAAGCCTCCGAGAGGAGGCTGTCACACGAAGAGTGCCGGAAAATTGAGCTGACAGATTGGGAATGGTGCAGGAGTAAATCAGAGAGAACACCCAGACAG AGGTCATCCGCCGGTCTGTCCATCCCACTGTGCGCCTTCCAGGGAACAGTATCTCTGCAAGCCCCCACAGGGAAGACCCTCTCTCTGTCTACCTACGAGGTCAGCAGTGATGGACTTAAAATATCTCCCAACAATGCCAAGAAG GTGGAGGTGTATCGCTCCAAATCAGTAGGCCATGAGCCCAGCGCAGATGACAAAGCACCCGAATGCCAAGCAGGCGATGTGAACATCAGCGGCATCAGCATGGGACTTGATATGGGAATGGGCATCGGAGCCGGCGTGGGTGACACAAATGTCAAGATCCACCTGGAGGTGCTGGAGATCTGCGACAACGAGGAGGCCATGGACAGCGTCTCCATCATCTCCAACATAAGCCAGTCCTCCACCCACGCCCGCTCACCCTCGCTGCGTTACTCTCGCCGAGAAAACCGCTTTGTCTCCTGCGACCTGGGGGAGACGGCATCCTACTCGCTGCTCATCCCCACCACCGGCAATCCCGAGGTTGAGGCCATCAACATCACTATCCCCGATACGGTGGAGGCGCATCGGCAGAACAGCCGTAGACAGACGCAGGGAAGCTCGGGGTACCGTGAGGAAATACAGCTGCTCAATGAGGCATACAGGAAGCAAGCTGGGAACACAGAATAA